A genomic window from Slackia heliotrinireducens DSM 20476 includes:
- a CDS encoding DNA-directed RNA polymerase subunit beta', giving the protein MTEFDVNNFSALRISLASAEDIRSWSHGEVKKPETINYRTLKPEKDGLFCEKIFGPTKDWECSCGKYKRVRFKGIVCERCGVEVTRAKVRRERMGHIELAAPVSHIWYFKGSPSRLGYLLDIPPKELEKVLYFASAIITWVDEEARDEDADDLRDELAADLEELDAERDRLIEATRRLSVDYVPEDDDFEDDIDDDERLTPEEVAEEIADIYEEYNERKELRSEALDAFMRIAPKQLIPDEALYREIRLNYSDYFHGGMGAEAVRELLEAIDLEKVSEELKEIVETGKGQKRLKAVKRLKVVDAFLKSDNSPADMILDVIPVIPPDLRPMVQLDGGRFATSDLNDLYRRVINRNNRLKRLLDLGAPEIIVNNEKRMLQEAVDSLFDNGRRGRPVTGPGNRPLKSLSDTLKGKQGRFRQNLLGKRVDYSGRSVIVVGPNLKLHQCGLPQQMALELFKPFVMKRLVELEYAANIKAAKRAVDRGASYVWDVLEEVIQDHPVLLNRAPTLHRLGIQAFEPVLVEGKAIKLHPLVCTAFNADFDGDQMAVHVPLGNEAQAEARVLMLSSNNIKSPAHGRPLTIPTQDMVIGMYYLTTPRDGFPGEGRTFIDFDDALNAYDAHADVDLQAKINVRLSRDVKVANSFDELEEHKAGERIQTTIGRIIFNSVLPEDYPFVNFVVDKKQIGRLIEDCCNRYSLSEMTPILDGIKNLGFHYATRAGITVSVYDATIPPEKESILAEADKKVAAIDEDYEWGILNEDDRHQQVVDIWNEANEAVGEAMDKNFDRNNPIYMMATSGARGNIKQIRQLAGMRGLMADPKGEIIDRPIKANFREGLSVLEYFISTHGARKGLTDTALRTADSGYLTRRLVDVAQDVIVREIDCGSTEGVPYPLFNEKGDIDGNLIGRCMNEGAGHLAAGDYIASMDDLKQLVEAGVTEVNIRTVMTCHAERGVCQKCYGWDLANGRPVNIGTAVGIIAAQSIGEPGTQLTMRTFHAGGVAGDDITHGLPRVTELFEARKPKGLAVLAEIAGTLQVTGDKNTKTLTIHDQEGNVREYVVSARTQLQAGVRDGNQVKVGQQLTKGSVNPHDLLRLTDPNTTLRYIVSQVQDVYVSQGVDINDKHIEVIARQMLRKVAVMSAGDSLLLPGRQVNRYEFERIANELIAEGKEPPVGQPLLLGITKASLATDSFLSAASFQETTKVLTDAAIEGKTDTLAGLKENVIIGKPIPAGTGLPRYHKVGLTYHGQPVSGIDNESLPDVAPSELREIEELLPQPQDWSLDDTYAGYSNMYGTNSYRGLRGQKLSDEDARLYLYDDLGVSQRWANKFSEAGIETVGDLVGYTEDELLRIEGIGAKALEELKAGLQDHGLESLLEDDLTATNDEMSQLLDMVFSPDDTVLIGGDAPATFNTDGEEMLGEALPPRSYHRDLSELDALLGGLGDFGFGETSASAEADDEEEDEEEDDEEE; this is encoded by the coding sequence ATGACCGAATTCGACGTGAACAACTTCTCTGCGCTGCGCATCTCCCTGGCCAGCGCCGAAGATATTCGCAGCTGGTCTCATGGCGAGGTCAAAAAGCCCGAGACCATCAACTACCGTACGCTCAAGCCCGAGAAGGACGGTCTTTTCTGTGAGAAGATCTTCGGTCCCACCAAGGACTGGGAGTGCAGCTGCGGCAAATACAAGCGCGTCCGTTTCAAGGGCATCGTCTGCGAGCGCTGCGGCGTCGAGGTCACTCGCGCCAAGGTGCGCCGCGAGCGCATGGGCCACATCGAGCTGGCAGCTCCCGTGAGCCATATCTGGTACTTCAAGGGCAGCCCCAGCCGTCTTGGCTACCTGCTGGACATCCCGCCCAAAGAGCTGGAGAAGGTGCTGTACTTCGCATCCGCCATCATCACCTGGGTTGACGAGGAAGCCCGCGACGAAGACGCCGACGACCTGCGCGATGAGCTGGCCGCCGACCTCGAAGAGCTGGACGCCGAGCGTGACCGCCTGATCGAGGCCACCCGCCGTCTGTCCGTGGACTATGTGCCCGAGGACGACGACTTCGAAGACGACATCGACGACGACGAGCGCCTGACCCCCGAAGAGGTGGCCGAGGAAATCGCCGACATCTACGAAGAGTACAACGAGCGCAAGGAGCTGCGTTCCGAGGCTCTGGACGCCTTCATGCGCATCGCCCCCAAGCAGCTCATTCCCGACGAGGCCCTGTACCGTGAGATTCGCCTGAACTACAGCGATTACTTCCACGGCGGCATGGGAGCCGAGGCCGTCCGCGAACTGCTGGAGGCCATCGACCTGGAGAAGGTGTCCGAGGAGCTCAAGGAAATCGTCGAGACTGGCAAGGGCCAGAAGCGCCTGAAGGCCGTCAAGCGCCTGAAGGTCGTGGACGCGTTCCTGAAGTCCGACAACAGCCCGGCCGACATGATCCTGGACGTCATCCCGGTTATCCCGCCCGATCTGCGCCCCATGGTGCAGCTCGACGGCGGCCGCTTCGCCACGTCCGACCTGAACGACCTGTACCGTCGCGTCATCAACCGCAACAACCGCCTCAAGCGCCTGCTGGACCTGGGCGCCCCTGAGATTATCGTAAACAACGAGAAGCGCATGCTTCAGGAGGCCGTCGACAGCCTGTTCGACAACGGCCGCCGCGGCCGCCCCGTCACGGGCCCCGGCAACCGTCCTCTGAAGTCGCTGTCCGACACCCTCAAGGGCAAGCAGGGCCGCTTCCGTCAGAACCTGCTCGGCAAGCGCGTCGACTACTCCGGCCGTAGCGTTATCGTCGTCGGCCCGAACCTGAAGCTGCACCAGTGCGGTCTGCCTCAGCAGATGGCCCTGGAACTGTTCAAGCCCTTCGTCATGAAGCGCCTGGTCGAGCTCGAGTACGCTGCCAACATCAAGGCTGCAAAGCGTGCCGTCGACCGTGGCGCCAGCTACGTGTGGGACGTCCTCGAAGAGGTCATTCAGGATCACCCGGTCCTGCTGAACCGCGCACCTACGCTGCACCGTCTGGGTATTCAGGCCTTCGAGCCTGTCCTGGTCGAGGGCAAGGCCATCAAGCTGCATCCGCTGGTTTGCACCGCGTTCAACGCAGACTTCGACGGCGACCAGATGGCCGTCCATGTGCCTCTGGGTAACGAGGCTCAGGCCGAGGCCCGCGTGCTCATGCTGTCTTCCAACAACATCAAGAGCCCGGCCCATGGCCGTCCGCTGACCATTCCTACCCAGGACATGGTTATCGGCATGTACTACCTGACCACGCCTCGCGACGGATTCCCGGGCGAGGGCCGCACCTTCATCGACTTCGACGACGCCCTGAACGCCTACGACGCCCACGCCGATGTGGACCTGCAGGCCAAGATCAACGTGCGTCTGAGCAGGGACGTCAAGGTCGCGAACTCCTTCGACGAGCTCGAGGAGCACAAGGCAGGCGAGCGCATCCAGACCACCATCGGCCGCATCATCTTCAACTCGGTGCTGCCTGAGGACTATCCGTTCGTCAACTTCGTGGTCGACAAGAAGCAGATCGGCCGCCTGATCGAGGACTGCTGCAACCGCTACAGCCTGTCCGAGATGACGCCGATTCTCGACGGCATCAAGAACCTTGGCTTCCACTACGCCACCCGCGCGGGCATTACGGTTTCCGTCTACGACGCGACCATCCCGCCCGAGAAGGAATCCATCCTGGCCGAGGCCGACAAGAAGGTCGCCGCCATCGATGAGGACTACGAGTGGGGTATTCTGAACGAAGATGACCGCCACCAGCAGGTCGTCGACATTTGGAACGAGGCCAACGAGGCCGTCGGCGAGGCCATGGACAAGAACTTCGACCGCAACAACCCCATCTACATGATGGCGACGTCCGGCGCTCGAGGCAACATCAAGCAGATTCGTCAGCTCGCCGGCATGCGCGGCCTGATGGCCGACCCGAAGGGCGAGATCATCGACCGACCCATTAAGGCGAACTTCCGCGAAGGCCTGTCCGTGCTGGAGTACTTCATCTCCACCCACGGCGCCCGTAAGGGTCTGACCGACACCGCTCTGCGTACCGCCGACTCCGGTTACCTGACCCGTCGTCTGGTCGATGTCGCACAGGACGTCATCGTCCGCGAAATCGACTGCGGTAGCACCGAGGGCGTTCCCTACCCGCTGTTCAACGAGAAGGGCGACATCGACGGCAACCTCATCGGCCGCTGCATGAACGAGGGTGCGGGACACCTGGCTGCAGGCGACTACATCGCTTCCATGGACGACCTGAAGCAGCTCGTCGAAGCCGGTGTCACCGAGGTCAACATCCGTACGGTCATGACCTGCCATGCCGAGCGCGGCGTGTGCCAGAAGTGCTACGGTTGGGACCTGGCCAACGGCCGCCCCGTCAACATCGGCACGGCTGTCGGCATCATCGCGGCCCAGTCCATCGGCGAGCCCGGCACGCAGCTGACGATGCGCACGTTCCACGCCGGCGGCGTCGCGGGCGACGACATCACGCACGGTCTGCCTCGTGTCACCGAGCTTTTCGAAGCCCGTAAGCCCAAGGGCCTGGCCGTTCTGGCTGAAATCGCCGGTACGCTGCAGGTCACGGGTGACAAGAACACCAAGACCCTGACCATCCATGACCAGGAAGGCAACGTCCGCGAGTACGTGGTTTCCGCCCGTACGCAGCTGCAGGCAGGCGTCCGCGACGGCAATCAGGTCAAGGTGGGCCAGCAGCTCACCAAGGGTTCCGTGAACCCCCACGACCTGCTGCGTCTGACCGACCCGAACACCACGCTGCGCTACATCGTGTCCCAGGTCCAGGACGTGTACGTCTCCCAGGGCGTGGACATCAACGACAAGCACATCGAGGTCATCGCACGCCAGATGCTGCGCAAGGTGGCCGTCATGTCCGCAGGCGACTCCCTCCTGTTGCCTGGCCGCCAGGTGAATCGCTACGAGTTCGAGCGCATCGCCAACGAGCTCATCGCCGAAGGCAAAGAGCCGCCCGTGGGCCAGCCGCTGCTGTTGGGCATCACCAAGGCGTCTCTGGCCACCGACTCGTTCCTGTCCGCCGCATCCTTCCAGGAAACCACCAAGGTCCTGACGGATGCCGCTATCGAGGGCAAGACCGACACGCTGGCCGGCCTGAAGGAGAACGTCATCATCGGCAAGCCGATTCCCGCCGGTACGGGCCTGCCTCGCTACCATAAGGTCGGCCTGACCTACCATGGTCAGCCGGTGTCCGGCATCGACAACGAGTCGCTGCCCGATGTCGCTCCCTCCGAGCTGCGTGAGATCGAGGAACTGCTGCCCCAGCCGCAGGATTGGTCGCTGGACGACACCTACGCCGGCTACTCCAACATGTACGGCACCAACAGCTACCGCGGCCTGCGCGGCCAGAAGCTGTCCGACGAGGATGCCCGCCTGTACCTCTATGACGACCTGGGAGTTTCCCAGCGCTGGGCCAACAAGTTCAGCGAGGCCGGCATCGAGACCGTGGGCGATCTGGTCGGCTACACCGAAGACGAGCTGCTGCGTATCGAAGGCATCGGCGCCAAGGCTCTCGAGGAGCTCAAGGCGGGCCTGCAGGACCATGGTCTGGAAAGCTTGCTCGAGGATGACCTCACGGCCACGAACGACGAGATGAGCCAGCTGCTCGACATGGTCTTCAGCCCCGACGACACGGTGCTCATCGGCGGCGACGCCCCGGCAACCTTCAACACCGACGGTGAGGAGATGCTGGGCGAGGCCCTGCCCCCGCGTTCATACCACCGCGACCTGAGCGAGCTCGACGCTCTGCTCGGTGGTCTGGGCGACTTCGGATTCGGCGAGACCTCCGCTTCGGCCGAGGCTGACGACGAAGAAGAAGACGAAGAGGAAGACGACGAGGAGGAGTAA
- a CDS encoding DNA-directed RNA polymerase subunit beta, translating into MAQAEKSAPTGVYRERRSFAKIPDVMDVPNLIAIQTESFKWFMNEGITDAFNSVCPIESSSKDMYVEFGDHEFGEPKQSVDECKEKDASYQAPLTAQIRFVNRETGEIKEQDVFMGDFPLMTPRGTFIINGTERVVVSQLVRSPGVYFSAERDKTSNKTIYGAKVIPSRGAWLEFETDKRDILSVRIDRKRKQPATLLLRALGIAETREEIIDVLGSSEMVLRTLDRDPATTREEALIELYKRFRPGEPPTLDSASTLLEGLFFNPQRYDLARVGRYKANKKLGFDPEGEGADSSTLTEQDIVATMRYVVALHEGEEGFTTDDIDHFGNRRIRTVGELIQNQFRIGLSRMERVVRERMSMQEADEITPQSLVNIRPIVAAIKEFFGSSQLSQFMDQSNPAAGITHKRRLSALGPGGLSRERAGFEVRDVHTSHYGRMCPIETPEGPNIGLIGSLATYARVNSYGFIETPYRRVVDGKVTDEVVYMTADEEEKHTIAQANDYFDQETREFGRTVDGVFVPSTKVLCRTTDAKGVFGEPDEVDPQMVDFMDVSPRQMTSVATSLIPFLEHDDANRALMGSNMQRQAVPLLNPHAPYVGTGIEHRIAVDSGEMLIAQNPGVVDYVDGSTIIIRTDDGDFDEYLIPKFQRSNQSGCINHKPIVRKGDEVHSGDVLADGPSCDHAELALGQNLLIAYMTWEGYNYEDAIIISERVVAEDLLTSVHISEYEIDARDTKLGPEEITREIPNISEDMISDLDADGIIRIGAEVFPGDVLVGKVTPKGETELTAEERLLRAIFGEKAREVRDTSLKVPHGAGGRIVGINRFSRENGDDLAPGVNELVRVYIAQKRKVQQGDKLSGRHGNKGVISRVLPVEDMPYLADGTPIDVMLNPLGVPSRMNVGQLLECHLGWAAKWGWNEESDEPVEGPMFVATPVFDGATEEEIADVIQKANRNLINVHHAKYGDKAREELVPQLNAFGKTTLYDGRTGEPFREPITVGYPYILKLGHMVDDKIHARSTGPYSLITQQPLGGKAQFGGQRFGEMEVWALYAYGASNVLQEILTVKSDDTAGRVKAYEAIVKGENIPPAEVPESFKVLLKEMKSLGLNVEMVGEDKATIDLDAEYDEKPNAEDAMLSSMMASAKAEETVESDALKDIAEDLRTLMADTADDDDTLFGGDEPEADGEGEDR; encoded by the coding sequence GTGGCCCAAGCAGAAAAAAGCGCTCCCACCGGCGTCTACCGGGAACGTCGCAGCTTCGCGAAGATCCCCGACGTCATGGATGTGCCCAACCTGATTGCCATCCAGACTGAGAGCTTCAAGTGGTTCATGAACGAAGGTATCACGGATGCCTTCAATTCCGTGTGCCCCATCGAAAGCTCCTCGAAAGACATGTATGTCGAGTTTGGCGATCATGAGTTCGGCGAACCTAAGCAATCCGTGGACGAATGCAAGGAGAAGGACGCCTCCTATCAGGCTCCGCTCACTGCACAGATCCGCTTCGTGAACCGTGAAACCGGCGAAATCAAGGAACAAGACGTCTTCATGGGCGACTTCCCCCTGATGACTCCCCGCGGCACGTTCATCATCAACGGCACTGAGCGTGTCGTCGTATCCCAGCTGGTCCGTTCCCCCGGCGTGTACTTCAGCGCCGAGCGCGACAAGACCTCCAATAAGACCATCTACGGCGCGAAGGTCATCCCTTCCCGCGGCGCATGGCTCGAGTTCGAAACCGATAAGCGTGACATCCTTTCCGTCCGCATCGACCGCAAGCGCAAGCAGCCGGCCACGCTGCTTTTGCGCGCCCTGGGCATCGCCGAGACCCGTGAGGAGATCATTGACGTCCTCGGCAGCTCCGAGATGGTGCTGCGCACCCTCGACCGCGACCCCGCCACCACCCGCGAGGAAGCCCTCATCGAGCTGTACAAGCGTTTCCGTCCGGGCGAGCCGCCCACCTTGGATTCGGCCAGCACGCTGCTGGAGGGCCTGTTCTTCAACCCCCAGCGCTACGACCTGGCCCGCGTCGGCCGTTATAAGGCCAACAAGAAGCTGGGCTTCGATCCCGAAGGCGAAGGCGCCGATAGCTCCACCCTTACCGAGCAGGACATCGTCGCAACCATGCGTTACGTCGTCGCTCTGCACGAAGGTGAGGAAGGCTTCACCACCGACGACATCGACCACTTCGGCAACCGCCGCATCCGCACCGTGGGCGAGCTGATCCAGAACCAGTTCCGCATCGGCCTGTCCCGTATGGAGCGCGTTGTCCGCGAGCGCATGAGCATGCAGGAGGCTGACGAGATCACCCCGCAGTCCCTGGTGAACATCCGCCCCATCGTGGCCGCCATCAAAGAGTTCTTCGGCTCCTCGCAGCTGTCGCAGTTCATGGACCAGTCCAACCCGGCCGCAGGCATCACGCACAAGCGTCGTCTGTCCGCTCTGGGCCCGGGCGGCCTGTCCCGCGAGCGCGCAGGCTTCGAGGTCCGCGACGTCCACACCTCCCACTACGGTCGTATGTGCCCCATCGAGACGCCTGAAGGCCCGAACATCGGCCTGATCGGCTCGCTGGCAACCTACGCACGCGTCAACAGCTACGGTTTCATCGAGACCCCGTACCGCCGCGTCGTCGACGGCAAGGTCACCGATGAAGTCGTCTACATGACCGCCGACGAGGAGGAAAAACACACCATCGCCCAGGCGAACGACTACTTCGACCAGGAGACCCGCGAGTTCGGCCGCACGGTCGACGGCGTGTTCGTGCCTTCTACGAAGGTCCTGTGCCGCACTACCGACGCCAAGGGCGTCTTCGGCGAGCCTGACGAAGTCGATCCCCAGATGGTCGACTTCATGGACGTGTCGCCGCGCCAGATGACGTCGGTCGCCACGTCGCTCATTCCGTTCCTCGAGCACGACGACGCTAACCGCGCTCTGATGGGTTCCAACATGCAGCGTCAGGCAGTGCCGCTGCTGAACCCGCATGCGCCTTACGTCGGTACCGGCATCGAGCATCGCATCGCCGTTGACTCCGGCGAAATGCTCATCGCCCAGAACCCCGGCGTGGTCGACTACGTCGACGGTTCTACCATCATCATCCGCACCGACGACGGTGATTTCGACGAGTACCTCATTCCGAAGTTCCAGCGTTCCAACCAGTCCGGCTGCATCAACCACAAGCCCATCGTCCGCAAGGGTGACGAAGTTCACTCCGGCGACGTGCTGGCCGACGGCCCCAGCTGTGACCATGCTGAGCTGGCTCTGGGTCAGAACCTGCTCATCGCTTACATGACCTGGGAAGGCTATAACTACGAGGACGCTATCATCATCAGCGAGCGCGTTGTGGCCGAGGACCTGCTGACGTCCGTCCACATCTCCGAGTACGAGATCGACGCTCGCGACACCAAGCTGGGCCCCGAAGAAATCACCCGCGAAATCCCGAACATTTCCGAGGACATGATTTCCGACCTGGATGCCGACGGCATCATCCGCATCGGCGCCGAGGTGTTCCCTGGCGATGTTCTGGTCGGCAAGGTCACCCCGAAGGGCGAGACCGAGCTCACCGCCGAGGAGCGCCTGCTGCGCGCCATCTTCGGCGAGAAGGCCCGCGAGGTCCGCGACACGTCCCTGAAGGTGCCTCACGGCGCCGGCGGACGCATCGTTGGCATCAACCGCTTCAGCCGCGAGAACGGCGACGATTTGGCTCCCGGAGTCAACGAGCTCGTCCGCGTCTACATCGCTCAGAAGCGTAAGGTCCAGCAGGGCGACAAGCTGTCCGGCCGTCACGGCAACAAGGGCGTCATCTCCCGCGTGCTGCCGGTCGAGGACATGCCGTACCTGGCGGACGGCACGCCTATCGACGTCATGCTCAACCCGCTGGGCGTTCCTTCCCGTATGAACGTCGGCCAGCTTCTGGAATGCCACCTGGGCTGGGCCGCAAAGTGGGGCTGGAACGAAGAGTCCGACGAGCCCGTCGAGGGCCCGATGTTCGTTGCGACGCCCGTCTTCGACGGCGCGACCGAGGAAGAGATTGCCGACGTCATCCAGAAGGCGAATCGTAACCTCATCAACGTGCATCATGCCAAGTACGGCGACAAGGCCCGCGAGGAACTCGTTCCCCAGCTGAACGCCTTCGGCAAGACCACCCTGTACGACGGTCGTACCGGCGAGCCCTTCCGCGAGCCCATCACCGTCGGCTACCCCTACATCCTGAAACTGGGCCACATGGTCGACGACAAGATCCACGCGCGTTCGACCGGTCCTTACAGCCTCATCACGCAGCAGCCTCTGGGCGGCAAGGCCCAGTTCGGCGGCCAGCGTTTCGGCGAGATGGAAGTCTGGGCCCTCTATGCATACGGCGCATCCAACGTCCTGCAGGAGATCCTGACCGTCAAGTCCGACGACACCGCGGGTCGCGTGAAGGCATACGAGGCCATCGTCAAGGGCGAGAACATCCCGCCTGCAGAGGTGCCCGAATCCTTCAAGGTTCTGCTTAAGGAAATGAAGTCCCTCGGCCTGAACGTCGAGATGGTGGGCGAGGACAAGGCCACCATCGACCTGGACGCCGAATACGACGAGAAGCCCAACGCCGAGGACGCCATGCTGTCTTCCATGATGGCCAGCGCCAAGGCGGAGGAGACCGTCGAATCCGACGCCCTGAAAGACATCGCCGAAGACCTGCGCACGCTGATGGCCGATACCGCTGACGACGACGACACCCTGTTCGGCGGCGACGAGCCGGAAGCCGACGGCGAAGGAGAGGATCGATAA
- a CDS encoding DMT family transporter gives MQAAAESGQTGGTVFNKSSIFTLFVVLQTAIYGVGNVVTKIAYVGISPLWCAALRFGLAFLVFMLFFGPRTVRMLKSARLSSWLPSSVFMSLTYITCSIAINLTSATNAGFFIALPMLFTPVLALVLSGRKYTASTAVLQAVVVFGLYLLCCNGGTPTFGLGELFGLASSACFAASLVFGERGLDDVDPIALSTMQIGITFLGALASAIASEPLPDFAAVPAVSWTAIAFLACVGTCLAFFLQNTALKHVPSATISVILCAEPVFTAAVSAVALGEMLTGMGVVGAILIVACTMVASLADSGKSTGEILGDAFAFVRRLAPNQARRLVRSR, from the coding sequence GTGCAAGCCGCCGCGGAAAGCGGCCAGACTGGAGGAACGGTGTTCAACAAGAGCTCTATATTCACCTTATTCGTTGTTCTGCAAACGGCCATTTATGGCGTCGGCAATGTGGTCACAAAGATTGCCTATGTAGGCATCTCCCCGTTGTGGTGCGCCGCGCTCCGTTTCGGTCTGGCGTTTCTGGTGTTCATGCTCTTCTTCGGTCCCCGCACCGTGCGCATGCTGAAGTCCGCACGCCTTTCCTCGTGGCTGCCGTCGAGCGTGTTCATGTCCCTTACCTATATTACATGCAGCATCGCTATCAACCTGACCAGCGCCACCAACGCAGGGTTCTTCATCGCACTGCCCATGCTGTTCACGCCCGTGCTTGCCCTGGTGCTTTCCGGCCGCAAGTACACCGCCAGCACCGCGGTCCTGCAGGCTGTCGTGGTATTCGGCCTCTACCTGCTTTGCTGCAACGGCGGCACGCCCACCTTCGGCCTGGGCGAGCTGTTTGGGCTGGCCAGCTCCGCATGCTTCGCCGCATCTCTGGTGTTCGGCGAGCGCGGCCTTGACGACGTCGACCCCATCGCCCTGTCCACCATGCAGATCGGCATTACCTTCTTGGGCGCGCTGGCCTCTGCCATCGCATCCGAACCCCTGCCCGACTTCGCGGCGGTGCCCGCCGTCAGCTGGACCGCTATCGCGTTTCTGGCCTGCGTCGGCACGTGCCTGGCCTTCTTCCTGCAGAACACGGCCCTCAAGCATGTTCCGTCGGCGACCATCTCGGTCATCCTGTGTGCCGAGCCGGTGTTCACGGCTGCCGTGTCTGCGGTTGCTCTGGGCGAGATGCTCACGGGCATGGGTGTCGTGGGTGCCATCCTGATTGTCGCCTGCACCATGGTTGCCTCCCTTGCCGACAGCGGCAAGTCCACGGGCGAAATCCTGGGCGATGCCTTCGCCTTCGTCCGTCGTCTGGCTCCCAATCAGGCTCGCCGCCTGGTCCGCAGCCGTTAA
- a CDS encoding LysR family transcriptional regulator, with translation MKATETGSFKSAAEELGYTQAGISYMMSTLEKEMGTTLFIRDHAGARLTADGEALLPWIQDVCNSERALQTRLDEVRHIDSGHVRIASFASIAIHWLPGIIDRFLSEHPNVTFDISCFENQDALEDEMKSGNFDCGFVVLPAPEGFYTIPLAQDPLYVVVAKDHPLACRDYFPTEALAEEPYIKVRNDSHTEMDALFERHKVTPNIRFVMDNDYAVMGMVNEGLGYGLFSRLILRNIPFDLATLEPEIPTQREIGICVRSYKKAPIATKAFIECVRSWVAEVKTNQ, from the coding sequence ATGAAAGCCACCGAAACGGGTAGTTTTAAAAGCGCAGCTGAGGAGCTTGGCTACACACAGGCGGGCATCAGCTACATGATGAGCACCCTCGAAAAGGAGATGGGCACCACCCTGTTCATCCGTGACCACGCCGGCGCGCGCCTGACAGCCGACGGCGAAGCCCTTTTGCCGTGGATCCAGGATGTCTGCAACAGCGAACGGGCCCTCCAGACGCGCCTGGACGAGGTTCGCCACATCGACTCGGGCCATGTGCGCATCGCTTCGTTCGCATCCATCGCCATCCATTGGCTGCCGGGCATCATCGACCGGTTTCTGAGCGAACATCCCAACGTCACCTTCGACATCAGCTGCTTCGAGAACCAGGACGCTCTTGAAGACGAGATGAAATCGGGAAACTTCGACTGCGGCTTCGTTGTGCTGCCAGCGCCCGAGGGGTTCTACACCATCCCTTTGGCCCAAGACCCCCTGTATGTCGTGGTGGCCAAGGACCATCCACTTGCCTGCCGCGACTACTTCCCCACCGAAGCGCTGGCGGAAGAGCCATATATCAAAGTAAGGAACGACTCCCACACCGAAATGGACGCGCTGTTCGAGCGCCACAAGGTGACCCCAAACATCCGCTTCGTCATGGACAACGACTACGCGGTTATGGGTATGGTCAACGAAGGCTTGGGCTACGGATTGTTCTCCCGCCTCATCCTGCGCAACATCCCCTTCGACCTGGCGACGTTGGAACCGGAAATCCCCACCCAGCGCGAAATCGGAATCTGCGTGAGGTCGTACAAGAAGGCGCCCATTGCAACGAAGGCGTTCATCGAATGCGTCCGATCTTGGGTGGCCGAGGTCAAGACGAACCAATAG
- a CDS encoding Hsp20/alpha crystallin family protein, whose product MMLMPRRNSFFDDFMSDPFELAFPAARTQETRKPITSLMKTDIRETDQAIVIEMELPGVAKENVKAEVENGYLTVTATTEEVKSDGDENGTWLRKERFTGTSRRSFYIGEDVAEEDIHAKYVDGILTITVPKKELLPEPETKKTIAIEG is encoded by the coding sequence ATGATGTTGATGCCCCGCCGCAATTCTTTCTTCGATGACTTTATGAGCGACCCGTTCGAGCTGGCCTTCCCCGCCGCCCGCACCCAGGAAACCCGCAAACCCATCACCTCTTTGATGAAGACCGACATCCGCGAAACCGACCAGGCCATCGTCATTGAGATGGAGCTTCCCGGCGTTGCCAAGGAGAACGTCAAGGCCGAGGTCGAAAACGGATACCTCACCGTCACCGCAACCACCGAAGAGGTCAAAAGCGATGGTGACGAGAACGGAACCTGGCTGCGCAAGGAGCGCTTCACCGGCACCTCTCGCCGCAGCTTCTACATCGGTGAAGACGTTGCCGAAGAAGACATCCACGCCAAGTACGTCGATGGCATTCTGACCATCACGGTTCCGAAGAAGGAGCTTCTTCCCGAGCCTGAGACCAAGAAGACCATCGCCATTGAAGGCTAA